One Thermoanaerobacter pseudethanolicus ATCC 33223 DNA window includes the following coding sequences:
- the minD gene encoding septum site-determining protein MinD — protein MSEAIVITSGKGGVGKTTSTANIGTYIAMKGYKVALVDTDIGLRNLDVVMGLENRIVYDIVDVVEGQCRLKQALIKDKRFDGLYLLPAAQTRDKSAVTPEQMQKLIGDLKEEFDYILVDCPAGIEQGFKNAIAGADRAIVITTPEVSAVRDADRIIGLLEAAELHDPMLVINRIKMDMVKRGDMMDIEDIIDILAIDLLGVIPDDENIIISSNKGEPIVMDERSLAGQAYRNLVERLLGNNVPLINLDVGNGFMDRLKKLFKLA, from the coding sequence ATGAGCGAAGCAATAGTTATAACTTCTGGAAAAGGTGGAGTTGGGAAAACTACTTCTACTGCGAATATTGGTACATACATTGCTATGAAAGGTTATAAAGTTGCTTTAGTTGATACTGATATAGGTTTAAGAAATCTTGATGTAGTGATGGGATTAGAAAATAGAATTGTGTATGATATCGTTGATGTAGTAGAGGGGCAGTGCAGATTAAAGCAAGCTTTGATAAAGGATAAAAGGTTTGATGGGCTATATCTTTTACCTGCTGCCCAAACAAGAGATAAATCTGCTGTTACTCCAGAGCAAATGCAAAAATTAATAGGAGATTTAAAAGAGGAATTTGACTATATATTAGTAGATTGTCCTGCAGGTATTGAACAAGGATTTAAAAATGCAATTGCAGGTGCTGATAGAGCAATTGTCATAACTACACCAGAAGTTTCAGCGGTTAGGGATGCTGATAGAATTATAGGACTTTTGGAGGCGGCGGAACTTCATGATCCTATGTTAGTTATAAACAGGATTAAGATGGATATGGTAAAAAGAGGAGATATGATGGATATTGAAGATATTATAGATATTTTAGCTATTGACCTTTTAGGTGTAATTCCTGATGATGAAAATATAATTATTTCTTCCAATAAAGGTGAACCAATTGTTATGGATGAAAGGTCATTGGCTGGACAAGCCTATAGAAATTTGGTGGAAAGACTTTTAGGGAATAATGTGCCTTTAATTAACCTTGATGTAGGAAATGGATTTATGGATAGACTCAAAAAGCTTTTTAAGCTGGCTTAG
- the minC gene encoding septum site-determining protein MinC produces the protein MIKEAIKIQGTKEGLVIVLEEDVDIETLKEKIVNRIEKSLKFFEGATLTVRVKSLSVKEEKLQELKDVIFEKYGIEVRIKNFQEKHIKNVTDDEIFNGLEEGITKFHKGTVRSGQVVKYHGNLVIIGDVNPGGLVQAAGNIVVMGTLRGIAHAGFTGNKEAVIVASSLRAMQLRIANVISRAPDKDDASDYPEIAVVKKGKIIVKPLYHLNDLW, from the coding sequence ATGATAAAAGAAGCAATAAAAATTCAAGGGACAAAAGAAGGGCTGGTAATTGTATTAGAAGAGGATGTAGATATTGAAACACTAAAAGAGAAAATAGTGAATAGAATTGAGAAATCTCTTAAATTTTTTGAGGGTGCAACTCTTACTGTGAGAGTAAAAAGTTTAAGCGTCAAAGAAGAGAAATTACAAGAATTAAAAGACGTTATTTTTGAAAAATACGGTATTGAGGTGCGGATAAAAAATTTTCAAGAAAAGCATATAAAAAATGTGACAGATGACGAAATATTTAATGGGTTAGAAGAGGGGATAACAAAATTTCATAAAGGTACTGTCAGATCAGGACAGGTTGTGAAATACCATGGTAATCTTGTAATAATTGGAGATGTGAATCCTGGAGGATTAGTACAAGCTGCCGGTAATATAGTTGTTATGGGGACGTTGAGGGGAATAGCTCATGCGGGATTTACTGGCAATAAAGAGGCTGTAATCGTAGCTTCTTCCCTAAGAGCAATGCAGCTTAGAATAGCTAATGTTATTTCCAGGGCTCCAGATAAAGATGATGCTAGTGATTATCCCGAAATTGCAGTTGTTAAAAAAGGTAAAATTATTGTAAAGCCTCTTTACCATCTCAATGATTTGTGGTAA
- a CDS encoding penicillin-binding protein 2 codes for MKVISLNESLKKKFYTFGAIILVLLVVLVSRLIYLQLIKGDYYREISMRQAIRRIPIEAPRGEIVDRYGVKLATNRPSFSVDIIKGEVVDSHLNETILKLMNILTKNNVKYKDDLPIYLDENGNPYFNFKNSDEVSVKEETLKAREKAWKKANNIHENATAKEAWDILIKKFKIPKDMDPIEARKIMVVRQLMEEQGYNQYQPVEIAVDVDQKTIAEIEENHLELPGIMINVKPVRYYPYETLLSQTLGYIGRITQEDLKNLDMSKYKLTDLVGRSGLEALYEKYLRGKDGGQQVVVDNYGRLIKNLGTEPPVPGDTIFLTIDKNIQEAAEQSLITTMQNIREGKYGESFPANIGAAVVVDVHTGKVLALANIPGYDPNIFATGNPPKDVVNELFKSRDATVDPSPIFNYATQGAVPPGSTFKMAVAFAALDTGVTTVDEKYLDPGIYPYTGQRNWAWPRTQGWVNVSDAIKYSTNTYFFEMGRRMGIDKIVEYAKKFGLDQKTGIELYEAKGVIASPQYKREYYLGLIKSMVKTDTNPDGVITEEQYQKIVEIIDKGNLSDYNTFLQLEKMGIKDTKLQKKIWEMMYYAKHWSLTNTCSAAIGQGDNQFTPLQIASYVSTLINGGIRYRLHLVDKIISPEGKIVEETKPEVLDRIHISKEYLDAIKLGMKGVTERGGTASGAFHNFPIPVGGKTGTAEAVRRANYAWFVGFAPYDDPQIVVVVVIYQGGHGSYAGYVARDIFDAYFGLSKNNTGETFNVINLPIR; via the coding sequence TTGAAGGTGATATCATTGAATGAGAGCCTTAAAAAAAAGTTTTATACTTTTGGAGCCATTATCCTTGTTCTTCTTGTCGTTTTAGTTTCCCGCTTAATCTATTTACAGCTGATAAAGGGCGACTATTATAGAGAAATATCAATGCGCCAAGCAATTAGACGTATACCTATTGAGGCTCCTCGTGGAGAAATTGTTGATAGGTATGGAGTAAAATTAGCCACAAATAGACCAAGCTTTTCTGTAGATATTATAAAAGGAGAAGTGGTTGATAGTCATCTTAACGAGACTATATTAAAATTAATGAATATTTTGACGAAAAATAATGTAAAATATAAAGACGATTTGCCTATCTATTTAGATGAAAATGGAAATCCTTATTTCAATTTTAAAAATTCAGATGAAGTATCAGTAAAAGAAGAAACTTTAAAAGCTCGAGAAAAAGCCTGGAAAAAAGCTAATAACATACATGAAAATGCTACTGCTAAAGAGGCATGGGATATTTTAATAAAAAAATTTAAAATACCTAAGGATATGGATCCAATAGAAGCAAGAAAAATAATGGTTGTACGTCAATTAATGGAAGAACAAGGATATAATCAATATCAGCCAGTAGAAATAGCTGTGGACGTGGACCAAAAAACGATTGCTGAGATTGAGGAAAATCATTTAGAATTGCCAGGAATTATGATAAATGTAAAGCCTGTTAGATATTATCCTTATGAAACACTATTATCCCAAACTTTAGGATATATTGGTCGAATTACTCAAGAAGATTTAAAAAACTTGGATATGAGTAAATACAAACTTACAGATTTGGTTGGGCGTTCTGGCCTTGAAGCATTGTATGAAAAGTATTTAAGGGGGAAAGATGGTGGACAACAAGTAGTAGTAGATAATTATGGAAGATTAATAAAGAATTTAGGGACAGAACCTCCTGTACCAGGTGACACTATATTTTTAACCATTGACAAAAATATTCAAGAGGCGGCAGAACAATCTCTTATCACAACTATGCAAAATATAAGAGAGGGGAAATATGGCGAGTCATTTCCTGCTAATATTGGAGCAGCAGTGGTTGTAGATGTACACACAGGTAAAGTTTTAGCATTAGCCAATATCCCGGGTTATGATCCAAACATTTTTGCCACTGGCAATCCTCCTAAAGATGTAGTAAATGAACTTTTTAAATCAAGAGATGCTACTGTTGATCCAAGTCCTATTTTCAATTATGCAACTCAAGGAGCAGTACCTCCAGGATCTACCTTCAAGATGGCTGTTGCATTCGCAGCTTTAGACACGGGTGTCACAACGGTTGATGAAAAATATTTAGACCCAGGAATATATCCTTATACAGGACAACGTAACTGGGCGTGGCCACGGACACAAGGTTGGGTAAATGTTTCTGATGCAATTAAATATTCTACTAATACCTATTTTTTTGAAATGGGAAGAAGAATGGGAATAGATAAAATAGTCGAATATGCCAAGAAATTTGGTTTAGACCAAAAAACAGGAATAGAACTGTATGAAGCAAAAGGTGTTATTGCAAGTCCACAATATAAAAGAGAATATTATCTTGGGTTGATAAAATCAATGGTGAAAACAGATACAAATCCAGATGGAGTTATAACGGAAGAACAGTATCAAAAAATTGTAGAAATCATTGATAAAGGGAATTTGAGTGACTATAATACCTTTTTACAATTAGAAAAGATGGGTATAAAAGATACAAAGCTTCAAAAGAAGATATGGGAAATGATGTATTATGCAAAACATTGGAGCTTGACAAATACTTGTAGTGCGGCAATAGGTCAAGGTGATAATCAGTTTACTCCTTTACAAATTGCCAGTTATGTGTCTACATTAATAAATGGGGGGATTAGATATAGACTTCATTTAGTTGATAAAATTATATCCCCCGAAGGAAAAATTGTTGAAGAAACAAAACCAGAAGTTTTAGATAGAATTCATATTTCCAAGGAATACCTCGATGCTATAAAGTTAGGTATGAAAGGAGTAACCGAAAGAGGAGGTACTGCAAGCGGTGCTTTTCACAATTTCCCTATTCCTGTAGGAGGCAAGACAGGTACTGCAGAAGCAGTTAGAAGGGCTAATTATGCTTGGTTTGTTGGTTTTGCCCCTTATGATGATCCTCAAATAGTTGTAGTTGTGGTTATATACCAAGGAGGACATGGTTCTTACGCAGGTTATGTAGCGAGAGATATTTTTGATGCTTATTTTGGACTGAGTAAAAATAATACAGGTGAAACCTTCAATGTGATAAATTTGCCTATAAGATGA
- the mreD gene encoding rod shape-determining protein MreD, whose translation MRKVYKYLLIVLLIVLQATLFRFIDIFGVKPDAVFIVVLSFSLLNGSWEAIYLSLFGGLIQDILFNNALGVTTFSLLIVSYITGLLSKSVFKESSFVAFVFVFLGTLLYNLVTMFSMVLMKYEFNFLLDFMNIAMIQAVYNSVITAFAYRYLVSFNRYVNENKVNLFRKSKF comes from the coding sequence ATGAGAAAAGTGTATAAATATTTATTGATTGTTTTGTTAATTGTTTTACAAGCAACTTTATTCAGATTTATAGATATTTTCGGTGTCAAACCAGATGCAGTTTTTATTGTAGTGCTAAGTTTTTCACTTTTAAACGGTTCTTGGGAAGCAATTTATTTAAGTCTTTTTGGTGGGCTTATTCAAGATATTCTTTTTAATAATGCTTTAGGGGTTACTACTTTTTCCTTGCTCATTGTCAGCTACATTACAGGACTTTTAAGCAAAAGTGTTTTTAAAGAAAGTTCTTTTGTGGCTTTTGTGTTTGTCTTTTTAGGAACCCTTCTTTATAACCTTGTAACGATGTTTTCAATGGTTTTGATGAAGTATGAGTTTAATTTCTTATTAGATTTTATGAATATCGCGATGATACAGGCGGTTTATAATTCTGTAATTACTGCTTTTGCCTATAGATATTTAGTTTCCTTTAACAGATATGTTAATGAAAATAAAGTAAATCTTTTTAGAAAAAGCAAATTTTGA
- the mreC gene encoding rod shape-determining protein MreC: MPRFFRNNKQFILFFLIAVALIAAMAYTYGTERYVTKVESIVGTVFTPIQKVFYQMGEEISNFFSSISEIGTLRATNEKLQKEVEKLRKENIQLQELMNENKRLKEALNFKTENVELDLKLATITGKNSGNWFNIFTIDKGKNEGIKPGMAVLDEKGNMVGQITEVGDNWAKVLAIIDRDSSVSAVAVRTRDNGVVRGDSNGGLIMIYLPLDAELIEGDVVTTSGMSRFPKGLIIGKVSKVTRDPGSLLKQAVIEPAADFERLEYVFVVTNTTNTGK, from the coding sequence GTGCCACGCTTTTTTAGAAATAATAAGCAATTTATTTTGTTTTTTTTGATAGCCGTGGCGCTTATTGCCGCCATGGCTTATACTTATGGTACAGAAAGGTATGTTACTAAAGTAGAATCTATAGTTGGAACTGTTTTTACTCCCATTCAAAAAGTTTTCTATCAAATGGGAGAGGAAATTTCTAATTTCTTTTCTTCAATTAGTGAGATAGGTACTTTAAGGGCAACAAATGAAAAACTTCAAAAAGAAGTAGAAAAATTGAGAAAAGAAAATATTCAGTTACAGGAATTAATGAACGAAAATAAAAGGCTTAAAGAGGCTTTAAATTTTAAAACAGAAAATGTTGAACTAGATTTAAAACTTGCTACTATAACAGGAAAGAATTCAGGTAATTGGTTTAATATTTTTACTATTGATAAAGGCAAAAATGAGGGTATAAAACCTGGCATGGCAGTTTTAGATGAAAAAGGAAATATGGTAGGACAGATTACAGAAGTAGGAGACAATTGGGCAAAGGTATTAGCCATTATAGATAGAGATAGTTCTGTAAGTGCTGTAGCTGTGCGAACTCGTGATAATGGTGTGGTAAGAGGAGATTCAAACGGTGGACTTATCATGATATATCTTCCCTTAGATGCCGAATTGATAGAAGGTGACGTAGTAACTACTTCTGGTATGAGTAGATTCCCAAAAGGTTTGATAATAGGAAAAGTATCAAAAGTTACTCGAGATCCAGGTTCTTTGCTAAAACAAGCCGTCATAGAACCAGCTGCTGATTTTGAAAGATTGGAGTATGTGTTTGTAGTTACTAATACAACAAATACAGGGAAGTAG
- a CDS encoding rod shape-determining protein, which translates to MRGFSRDIGIDLGTATTLVYVQGKGIVLREPSVVAMRTDSKAILAVGEEAKKMVGRTPGNIIAIRPMRDGVIADFDITKAMLDHFISKVNPRKGLFRPRVIVGIPSGVTEVEKRAVIEAALQAGAKEAHTVEEPMAAAIGAGLPVEEPTGSMVVDIGGGTTDVAVISLGGIVTSKSLRVGGDEMDEAIINYIKREYNLMIGERTAEEIKIQIGSAFPKPKEETMDIRGRDLVSGLPKTLKITSTEILEALKDPISSIIEAIKMTLEKTPPELAADIMDRGIMLTGGGALLSGIDKLIREETGMPVQIADQPTDCVALGAGKILEESSLFRRVLSPATRV; encoded by the coding sequence ATGAGAGGATTTTCCAGAGATATTGGGATTGATTTAGGTACTGCTACAACTTTGGTATATGTACAAGGTAAAGGAATTGTTTTAAGAGAGCCATCCGTTGTGGCGATGAGGACAGATTCCAAGGCAATTCTTGCAGTTGGAGAAGAAGCAAAAAAAATGGTAGGTAGAACTCCTGGAAATATAATCGCTATAAGGCCTATGAGAGATGGTGTAATAGCCGATTTTGATATAACTAAGGCTATGTTGGATCACTTTATAAGTAAAGTTAATCCAAGAAAGGGATTATTTAGGCCTAGAGTTATAGTTGGTATACCTTCAGGGGTTACGGAAGTAGAGAAAAGAGCAGTTATTGAAGCAGCTTTACAAGCAGGGGCGAAAGAAGCTCATACAGTAGAAGAGCCTATGGCTGCAGCAATTGGTGCAGGTCTTCCTGTTGAAGAACCAACTGGAAGCATGGTTGTAGACATAGGGGGTGGTACCACAGATGTGGCTGTAATTTCTCTTGGAGGAATTGTTACCAGCAAGTCTTTGAGAGTTGGCGGAGATGAAATGGATGAAGCTATAATCAATTATATAAAGAGAGAATATAACCTCATGATAGGAGAAAGGACTGCAGAAGAGATAAAGATACAAATTGGTTCAGCTTTTCCAAAGCCAAAAGAGGAAACTATGGACATAAGAGGAAGAGATTTAGTGTCTGGTCTTCCTAAAACTTTAAAGATTACTTCAACTGAAATTTTGGAAGCTTTAAAAGATCCAATATCCAGCATAATTGAAGCTATAAAGATGACTCTTGAAAAGACTCCACCAGAGCTTGCAGCAGATATCATGGACAGAGGAATTATGTTAACAGGCGGTGGTGCTCTTTTGAGCGGCATAGACAAGCTCATAAGAGAGGAAACAGGAATGCCTGTACAAATAGCTGATCAGCCAACAGATTGTGTGGCACTTGGAGCAGGGAAAATTTTAGAGGAAAGTTCCCTCTTTAGGAGAGTTTTAAGTCCGGCAACTAGAGTTTGA
- the radC gene encoding RadC family protein — protein sequence MIKDLPYEERPRERLIKHGAQVLSNVELIAIIIGTGSKRESAISLAQRLIMEDRGLKFIVDSSVEKLASIKGIGIAKAVKLKAAVELGRRMMLSTGSDSFTITSPEDVINLMMDEMRYLTKEHFKVIMLNVKNKVIAIETISIGSLNTSIVHPREVFKAAIERSSSSIILVHNHPSGDPTPSREDIEVTKRLVEGGNILGIKVLDHVIIGDGRGISLKEKGYYEFE from the coding sequence ATGATAAAAGACTTGCCTTACGAAGAAAGACCCAGAGAAAGACTTATAAAACATGGGGCTCAAGTATTGTCAAATGTCGAGTTGATAGCTATAATAATAGGGACAGGAAGTAAAAGAGAAAGTGCCATTAGTTTAGCACAAAGGCTTATAATGGAAGATAGAGGGCTTAAATTCATTGTAGATTCAAGTGTAGAAAAGCTTGCCAGCATAAAAGGAATTGGTATAGCTAAGGCAGTAAAGCTAAAAGCTGCAGTAGAATTAGGACGTCGAATGATGTTATCTACGGGAAGTGATAGTTTTACAATAACATCGCCAGAAGATGTCATAAATTTGATGATGGATGAAATGAGGTATTTGACGAAAGAGCATTTTAAAGTGATAATGCTCAATGTAAAGAATAAAGTTATTGCGATAGAGACTATTTCTATAGGAAGTCTAAATACTTCCATTGTGCATCCAAGAGAAGTATTTAAGGCTGCAATTGAAAGGTCATCTTCCTCTATAATTTTGGTTCACAATCACCCCAGTGGAGACCCTACTCCTAGCAGAGAAGACATAGAAGTGACAAAAAGGTTGGTAGAAGGAGGAAATATACTGGGTATAAAAGTTTTAGATCATGTTATAATTGGAGATGGGAGAGGTATAAGTCTTAAAGAAAAAGGGTATTATGAGTTTGAATAA
- a CDS encoding Maf family protein: MKIVLASKSPRRRELLSNLGLDFEVIESNVEEFSSEKHPSRYVMDLSFNKAMSVAKKLKEEAIVIGADTIVVIEDKVLGKPKDRDEAFIMLKNLQGRVHTVYTGITIVRTKDFKYVSDFEETKVWIKKLEDEEIFNYIDTGEGYDKAGAYAIQGVGALIVEKIEGDYFNVVGLPISKLFDILKREFDVRLL; encoded by the coding sequence ATGAAAATTGTCCTCGCTTCTAAATCGCCAAGAAGAAGAGAGTTACTTTCAAATTTAGGACTTGACTTTGAAGTGATCGAAAGTAATGTGGAGGAGTTTTCAAGTGAAAAGCATCCTTCAAGATATGTTATGGATTTATCTTTTAATAAAGCCATGTCAGTTGCTAAAAAATTAAAGGAAGAAGCTATAGTGATAGGTGCTGATACTATTGTGGTAATTGAAGATAAAGTTTTAGGGAAACCAAAGGATAGAGATGAAGCCTTTATCATGCTTAAAAACTTACAAGGAAGAGTTCATACAGTATATACAGGAATTACTATCGTTAGGACTAAAGATTTTAAATATGTAAGCGATTTTGAAGAGACAAAAGTTTGGATTAAAAAATTAGAAGATGAGGAAATTTTTAATTATATTGATACTGGCGAAGGTTATGATAAAGCTGGAGCATATGCCATACAAGGAGTTGGTGCTCTTATTGTTGAAAAGATTGAAGGAGATTATTTTAATGTGGTAGGTCTTCCGATTTCAAAGCTTTTTGATATTTTAAAAAGAGAGTTTGATGTGAGGTTACTTTGA
- a CDS encoding DUF4321 domain-containing protein, translating into MRRGKSPWTLVFLIVVGLILGGFLGDLLAHFFKELAYQQIIGMNNPLTLDLNFIKFSFLLSVKINIGTVVGLILAIYAYYKM; encoded by the coding sequence TTGAGAAGAGGTAAAAGTCCTTGGACATTGGTATTTTTAATTGTCGTAGGACTAATTTTAGGAGGTTTTTTAGGGGACCTATTGGCGCATTTTTTTAAAGAATTAGCTTATCAGCAAATAATAGGTATGAACAATCCTCTTACTTTGGATCTGAATTTTATTAAATTTTCCTTTCTGTTATCTGTTAAGATAAACATAGGGACTGTAGTAGGATTAATTCTTGCAATATACGCTTATTACAAAATGTAG
- a CDS encoding NADH-dependent [FeFe] hydrogenase, group A6, whose protein sequence is MDKVRVTIDGITVEVPSHYTVLEAAKEAGIDIPTLCYLKEINQIGACRICVVEIEGVRNLQTSCTYPVFDGMKVYTNTAKIREARKLNLELILSNHDRSCLTCIRNTNCELQSLSKKLGVNEIRFEGENIKYSIDNASPAIVRDPNKCVLCRRCVAVCSEVQNVFAIGMVNRGFKTMVAPSFGRSLKDSPCISCGQCIEVCPVGAIYEKDHTKRVYEALADEKKYVVAQTAPAVRVALGEEFGMPIGSIVTGKMVAALKRMGFDAVFDTDFAADLTIMEEGSELLERLKNGGKLPMITSCSPGWIAFCEKYYPEFIDNLSTCKSPHMMMGALVKSYYAEKKGLNPEDIYIVSIMPCTAKKLEIERPEMQHNGIKDVDAVLTTRELARMIKEMGIDFVNLPDEEYDEPLGMSTGAAVIFGATGGVMEAALRTVADIVEGKDLDKFDYEEVRGLEGVREATIRIDGKDIKVAIANGTGNAKKLLDKVKAGEVEYHFIEVMGCPGGCIMGGGQPIHNPNEMEKVKELRAKAIYEADKNLPIRKSHKNPAIQKLYEEFLGSPLSEKSHHLLHTHYSKKELYPLVK, encoded by the coding sequence ATGGACAAAGTTCGTGTTACGATAGATGGCATCACTGTGGAAGTTCCCTCCCATTATACCGTATTGGAAGCAGCAAAAGAAGCAGGAATAGATATCCCCACACTGTGTTACCTCAAGGAAATCAACCAAATTGGCGCTTGCCGTATATGTGTAGTTGAAATAGAGGGAGTTAGAAATTTACAAACCTCCTGCACTTATCCGGTATTTGATGGCATGAAAGTGTATACAAATACAGCTAAAATAAGAGAAGCGCGGAAATTAAATCTTGAGCTTATACTTTCAAATCATGATAGAAGTTGTTTGACTTGTATTAGAAATACTAACTGTGAGCTTCAATCATTGTCTAAAAAATTAGGAGTAAATGAAATAAGGTTTGAAGGGGAAAATATAAAGTATTCTATAGATAATGCTTCTCCTGCTATAGTTCGAGATCCAAATAAGTGTGTACTTTGTAGAAGATGTGTAGCAGTATGTTCAGAAGTGCAAAACGTATTTGCCATTGGAATGGTAAATAGAGGATTTAAAACAATGGTAGCACCTTCTTTTGGGAGAAGTTTAAAAGATTCCCCTTGTATAAGTTGTGGACAGTGTATTGAGGTATGTCCTGTTGGAGCTATATATGAAAAAGACCATACAAAAAGAGTTTATGAAGCTTTAGCTGATGAGAAAAAATATGTAGTAGCTCAAACAGCTCCAGCAGTAAGAGTAGCATTAGGTGAAGAGTTTGGTATGCCTATAGGAAGTATCGTTACTGGAAAAATGGTAGCAGCTTTGAAGAGGATGGGTTTTGACGCGGTATTTGATACGGATTTTGCGGCGGACTTGACTATAATGGAAGAAGGTTCGGAACTTCTTGAAAGGCTTAAAAATGGCGGAAAACTTCCTATGATAACTTCCTGTAGCCCTGGTTGGATAGCTTTCTGTGAAAAATATTATCCAGAATTTATAGATAATCTTTCAACTTGTAAGTCTCCTCACATGATGATGGGGGCATTAGTAAAGAGTTATTATGCAGAAAAGAAAGGGCTTAATCCTGAGGATATATATATAGTATCTATTATGCCATGTACTGCTAAAAAACTAGAGATTGAAAGGCCAGAAATGCAGCATAATGGAATAAAAGATGTAGATGCTGTCCTTACCACAAGAGAATTGGCGAGAATGATAAAAGAAATGGGCATTGACTTTGTAAATCTTCCTGATGAAGAATATGACGAACCTCTTGGAATGTCCACGGGTGCGGCAGTAATATTTGGAGCTACAGGTGGAGTTATGGAGGCAGCTTTAAGGACAGTTGCGGATATTGTAGAAGGGAAAGATTTAGACAAATTTGATTATGAAGAAGTGAGAGGGTTAGAAGGTGTTAGAGAGGCTACTATAAGAATAGATGGTAAGGACATAAAAGTTGCCATAGCAAATGGAACAGGAAATGCGAAAAAACTTCTTGACAAAGTAAAAGCTGGCGAGGTAGAGTATCACTTCATAGAGGTAATGGGCTGCCCAGGAGGATGTATAATGGGAGGCGGTCAGCCGATTCACAATCCAAATGAAATGGAAAAAGTAAAAGAATTAAGAGCGAAGGCTATTTACGAAGCAGATAAAAATTTGCCTATCAGAAAATCTCACAAAAATCCTGCAATACAAAAACTTTATGAAGAATTTTTGGGCAGTCCTTTAAGCGAAAAGTCTCATCACTTGCTCCACACTCATTATTCCAAGAAGGAATTGTATCCTTTGGTAAAATAA